A genomic stretch from Sulfurihydrogenibium azorense Az-Fu1 includes:
- the ilvD gene encoding dihydroxy-acid dehydratase, whose product MRSDEIKKGIERAPHRSLLRACGLKDEDFGKPFIGVANSYIDIIPGHVHLQEFAKHVKQAIREAGGVPFEFNVIGVDDGIAMGHSGMFYSLPSRELIADSVETVVQAHKLDGLVLIPNCDKIVPGMIMAAARVNIPTILVSGGPMAAGHTQTGKPIDLATVFEAVGSIKKGLIKEEELLDIESHACPTCGSCSGMFTANSMNCLAEVLGIALPGNGSILAVDPRRIELAKQAGRQIVDLVKANIKFRDIVNYQTIENAFTLDIAMGGSSNTVLHLLAIAHEAGIEFPMEKIDEISRRTPTLCKLAPASQYHMEDLDKAGGIYAILKELSKKNLLHLDRPTVLMKTLGEAIKDAEIKDYNVIRPIDNPYSETGGLAVLFGNIAPNGCVVKAAAVDPKIMVHKGKAVVFDSEEEAIEGITNGKVKEGNVVVIRYEGPKGGPGMREMLAPTSTIMGMGLGDKVSLITDGRFSGATRGACIGHVSPEAAAGGPIGIIQDGDEILIDIPNRKIELLIPQEEFEKRMKEFKPKRKEIPSPWLRRYSKFVTSADKGAILSDECS is encoded by the coding sequence GAAAACCGTTTATAGGAGTTGCAAACTCTTACATAGATATAATCCCAGGGCACGTTCACCTTCAAGAGTTTGCAAAACACGTAAAACAGGCTATTAGAGAAGCTGGTGGAGTTCCTTTTGAGTTTAACGTTATAGGTGTTGATGATGGAATAGCTATGGGACACTCTGGTATGTTTTACTCTCTTCCAAGTAGAGAGTTGATAGCAGATAGTGTAGAGACAGTCGTTCAAGCCCATAAATTAGACGGTTTAGTTCTAATTCCTAACTGCGACAAGATAGTTCCCGGTATGATAATGGCAGCTGCAAGGGTAAACATACCTACTATTTTGGTAAGTGGTGGTCCTATGGCAGCAGGCCATACTCAAACAGGCAAACCCATAGATTTGGCAACAGTTTTTGAAGCTGTAGGGTCTATCAAAAAAGGTTTAATAAAAGAAGAAGAACTTTTAGATATTGAGTCCCATGCTTGTCCTACTTGTGGGTCTTGTTCTGGAATGTTTACAGCAAACTCTATGAACTGTCTTGCAGAAGTTTTAGGAATTGCCCTTCCTGGAAACGGTTCAATACTTGCAGTTGATCCAAGAAGGATAGAGCTTGCAAAACAAGCAGGAAGACAGATAGTTGATCTTGTTAAAGCTAATATAAAATTCAGAGATATAGTAAACTATCAAACTATTGAAAATGCTTTCACCCTTGATATAGCTATGGGAGGATCTTCAAATACAGTTTTACACCTTTTAGCTATAGCCCACGAAGCTGGAATTGAGTTCCCTATGGAAAAGATAGATGAAATCTCAAGAAGAACACCAACACTTTGTAAACTTGCACCCGCTTCCCAATACCATATGGAAGATTTAGATAAAGCTGGAGGAATTTACGCAATACTAAAAGAGTTATCTAAAAAGAATCTATTACATTTAGATAGACCTACTGTTTTAATGAAAACCTTAGGAGAAGCTATAAAAGACGCAGAAATAAAAGATTACAATGTTATAAGACCTATAGATAATCCTTACAGTGAGACTGGAGGACTTGCAGTACTCTTTGGAAACATAGCACCAAATGGCTGTGTAGTTAAAGCTGCAGCTGTAGACCCTAAAATAATGGTACATAAAGGAAAAGCTGTTGTTTTTGATAGTGAAGAAGAGGCTATAGAAGGGATAACAAACGGAAAAGTAAAAGAAGGAAACGTAGTTGTTATAAGATACGAAGGTCCAAAAGGTGGTCCCGGAATGAGAGAGATGCTTGCTCCAACATCTACAATAATGGGAATGGGACTTGGAGATAAAGTATCCCTTATAACAGATGGAAGATTTTCTGGTGCTACAAGAGGAGCATGTATAGGACACGTATCTCCAGAAGCTGCAGCTGGAGGACCTATAGGTATAATTCAAGATGGAGATGAGATACTTATAGATATACCAAATAGAAAGATAGAATTATTGATACCTCAAGAAGAGTTTGAAAAGAGGATGAAAGAGTTTAAACCTAAGAGAAAAGAGATACCAAGTCCTTGGCTTAGAAGGTACTCTAAGTTTGTTACATCTGCAGACAAAGGTGCTATTTTATCAGATGAATGTAGTTAA